A single region of the Ascaphus truei isolate aAscTru1 chromosome 6, aAscTru1.hap1, whole genome shotgun sequence genome encodes:
- the LOC142496635 gene encoding uncharacterized protein LOC142496635 — MEQVSSPGSASSTLLEEHHGDEDDEYDEDDATEETEIQSCDHEEVPIETVVPPNRPSTSTYDAIVASEGKIVDAENRRHSDMMTVLERMIGLQEETVSQLAHLHRVFIEVPKQLQKINTSFEALVVQQTQANYWRMTNVPQFNTSQPGSVHAGQFSPHSSDIHSPGPNVTGQVADIAVQVPDDILPLPSVQIQQQTPTKEATKTKQDTHETDQPSLVQCLPTCSHVSLGTSPVREQSLPKSPVGESLPKSPVGESLATSPVGESLATSPVGEQSLATSPAREVPEATQSGSVVPKVGGKRKRKIQETTSRPVTRSQKEQKK; from the coding sequence aacatcatggtgatgaggatgatgagtatgatgaggatgacgccacagaagagactgaaatacaatcatgtgaccatgaagaggtgccaatagaaactgttgtaccgccaaatcgtccatcaacttccacatacgatgcaattgtagcttcagagggaaaaatagtggacgcagaaaatcgtcgccattcagacatgatgacagtgctggaaaggatgattggactgcaggaagaaacagtatcacaattggcacatctccacagagtcttcattgaagtgcctaaacagttgcaaaaaatcaacacctcattcgaagcattagttgttcagcaaacacaagctaattactggagaatgactaatgtaccacaattcaacacctcccagccaggatctgttcatgcaggtcagttttcaccacattcatctgatattcattcaccaggcccaaatgttaccggtcaagtagcagacattgctgtgcaggttcctgatgacatcctaccgctgccatctgtacaaattcagcagcagacacctacaaaggaggcgacaaaaacaaaacaagacacacatgaaacagaccaaccatcacttgtgcagtgtctaccaacttgctcacatgtgtcactgggcacaagccctgtccgtgaacagtcactacccaaaagccctgtaggtgaatcgctgcccaaaagccctgtaggtgagtcactggccacaagccctgtaggtgagtcactggccacaagccccgtaggtgaacagtcactggccacaagccctgcccgtgaagtgccagaggccactcaaagtggctctgttgtgcctaaagttggtggcaaaagaaaaaggaaaattcaagagacaacaagcaggcctgttactcgctcgcaaaaggaacaaaaaaaataa